Proteins encoded within one genomic window of Vidua macroura isolate BioBank_ID:100142 chromosome 2, ASM2450914v1, whole genome shotgun sequence:
- the UPF3A gene encoding regulator of nonsense transcripts 3A isoform X1: MDAPLPQESPRRDTDAPPNPPPPSPLPPPLHPAPGKQREEKKTALSKVVIRRLPPCLTKEQLEEQLHPLPAHDYFEFCTADPSLYPHLYSRAYINFRNPEDILLFRDRFDGYVFIDNKGLEYPAVVEFAPFQKISKKKLKKKDAKAGSIEDDPEYRKFLENYCADEDKICANPEILLGEIEAKTRELIARRTTPLLEYIKNRKLEKQRIREEKREERRRRELEKKRLREEEKRKRREEERRKRKEVEKQKKISEKEIRIKLLKKPEKGDELAIEKHKEKGEEADIEENKWDKSPGSGSIKSKSLESSLKELKEKSQNDSDKEQRDLERRFREKEPERQRIVQPCSCTSQELASEHIWDLQVNRMTAVGNPLKMLLIKSMRQIIQLELVLKRLKKQNKTVWGKSLVERNEFKIQHHHKNPLGCFRIPQAIASTK; encoded by the exons ATGGACGCCCCGCTGCCGCAGGAGTCGCCGCGCCGCGACACCGACGCTCCGCCGAACCCGCCGCCGCCgtccccgctgccgccgccgcttcACCCGGCGCCAGGGAAACAGCGGGAGGAGAAGAAAACGGCGCTGAGCAAA GTGGTTATTCGAAGGCTTCCTCCTTGTCTAACCAAGGAGCAACTGGAGGAACAGCTGCATCCTCTACCTGCCCATGATTATTTTGAGTTTTGCACTGCTGATCCCAG CCTTTATCCTCATCTCTACTCAAGAGCATACATTAACTTTAGAAATCCTGAGGACATCCTTCTTTTTAGAGATCGCTTTGATGGCTATGTCTTCATTGATAATAAAG GTTTGGAATATCCTGCAGTGGTTGAGTTTGCTCCATTCCAGAAGATTTCaaaaaagaagctgaagaagaaagatGCCAAAGCTGGGAGCATTGAAGATG atcCAGAATATAGGAAATTTTTAGAGAATTATTGTGCTGATGAAGACAAGATCTGTGCTAATCCTGAGATTCTTTTGGGAGAGATTGAGGCCAAAACAAGGGAACTCATTG ctAGAAGAACAACACCCCTTTtggaatatattaaaaatagaaaattagaaaagcag AGAATAcgagaagagaaaagagaagaacgAAGGCGGAGGGAATTGGAGAAGAAACGTTTGcgggaggaagagaaaaggaagcgcagagaagaggaaagacgtaaaagaaaagaagtggaGAAGCAAAAGaagatttctgaaaaagaaataaggatCAAG CTTCTCAAGAAGCCTGAAAAAGGAGATGAACTGGCCATtgaaaagcacaaagaaaaaggggaagaagcTGACATTGAGGAAAACAAATGGGATAAATCACCTGGATCTGGGAGTATAAAATCAAAATCTTTGGAGAGTTCACTAAAAGAACTTAAAGAAAA GTCACAAAATGATAGTGACAAAGAGCAAAGAGATTTGGAGAGAAGATTTCGAGAAAAAGAACCTGAAAGACAAAG GATCGTCCAGCCATGCAGTTGTACCAGCCAGGAGCTCGCATCCGAACACATATGGGACCTACAAGTAAATCGTATGACTGCAGTGGGAAATCCTTTGAAGATGCTCTTGATAAAAAGTATGAGGCAGATAATTCAGCTGGAGCTAGTTCTGAAAAGACTGAAGAAGCAGAATAAAACAGTCTGGGGGAAAAGTCTTGTGGAAAGGAATGAATTTAAGATTCAGCATCATCACAAAAATCCATTGGGCTGTTTCAGAATTCCACAGGCAATTGCatcaacaaaataa
- the UPF3A gene encoding regulator of nonsense transcripts 3A isoform X4, which yields MRSEREAGPGPGPGRGGGRDSRPMDAPLPQESPRRDTDAPPNPPPPSPLPPPLHPAPGKQREEKKTALSKVVIRRLPPCLTKEQLEEQLHPLPAHDYFEFCTADPSLYPHLYSRAYINFRNPEDILLFRDRFDGYVFIDNKGLEYPAVVEFAPFQKISKKKLKKKDAKAGSIEDDPEYRKFLENYCADEDKICANPEILLGEIEAKTRELIARRTTPLLEYIKNRKLEKQRIREEKREERRRRELEKKRLREEEKRKRREEERRKRKEVEKQKKISEKEIRIKLLKKPEKGDELAIEKHKEKGEEADIEENKWDKSPGSGSIKSKSLESSLKELKEKSQNDSDKEQRDLERRFREKEPERQRYRLDDGRKHRTHYEFDKFMRRNEEELKWGKGYNQDRGKKGNYNYSFTVEAVDKLGKEDKCDDMASKKERIRNKDRPAMQLYQPGARIRTHMGPTSKSYDCSGKSFEDALDKKYEADNSAGASSEKTEEAE from the exons ATGCGCTCGGAGCGGGAggcagggccggggccggggccgggccggggcggcggccgcgACTCGCGGCCCATGGACGCCCCGCTGCCGCAGGAGTCGCCGCGCCGCGACACCGACGCTCCGCCGAACCCGCCGCCGCCgtccccgctgccgccgccgcttcACCCGGCGCCAGGGAAACAGCGGGAGGAGAAGAAAACGGCGCTGAGCAAA GTGGTTATTCGAAGGCTTCCTCCTTGTCTAACCAAGGAGCAACTGGAGGAACAGCTGCATCCTCTACCTGCCCATGATTATTTTGAGTTTTGCACTGCTGATCCCAG CCTTTATCCTCATCTCTACTCAAGAGCATACATTAACTTTAGAAATCCTGAGGACATCCTTCTTTTTAGAGATCGCTTTGATGGCTATGTCTTCATTGATAATAAAG GTTTGGAATATCCTGCAGTGGTTGAGTTTGCTCCATTCCAGAAGATTTCaaaaaagaagctgaagaagaaagatGCCAAAGCTGGGAGCATTGAAGATG atcCAGAATATAGGAAATTTTTAGAGAATTATTGTGCTGATGAAGACAAGATCTGTGCTAATCCTGAGATTCTTTTGGGAGAGATTGAGGCCAAAACAAGGGAACTCATTG ctAGAAGAACAACACCCCTTTtggaatatattaaaaatagaaaattagaaaagcag AGAATAcgagaagagaaaagagaagaacgAAGGCGGAGGGAATTGGAGAAGAAACGTTTGcgggaggaagagaaaaggaagcgcagagaagaggaaagacgtaaaagaaaagaagtggaGAAGCAAAAGaagatttctgaaaaagaaataaggatCAAG CTTCTCAAGAAGCCTGAAAAAGGAGATGAACTGGCCATtgaaaagcacaaagaaaaaggggaagaagcTGACATTGAGGAAAACAAATGGGATAAATCACCTGGATCTGGGAGTATAAAATCAAAATCTTTGGAGAGTTCACTAAAAGAACTTAAAGAAAA GTCACAAAATGATAGTGACAAAGAGCAAAGAGATTTGGAGAGAAGATTTCGAGAAAAAGAACCTGAAAGACAAAGGTATCGATTGGATGATGGCAGAAAGCATAGAACTCACTATGAGTTTGACAAGTTTATGAGAAGGAATGAAGAAGAGCTGAAATGGGGGAAAGGATACAACCaagacagaggaaagaaagggaacTACAACTACAGCTTCACTGTGGAGGCAGTAGACAAACTGGGTAAAGAGGACAAGTGTGATGACATGGCATCCAAAAAGGAGCGCATAAGAAATAAG GATCGTCCAGCCATGCAGTTGTACCAGCCAGGAGCTCGCATCCGAACACATATGGGACCTACAAGTAAATCGTATGACTGCAGTGGGAAATCCTTTGAAGATGCTCTTGATAAAAAGTATGAGGCAGATAATTCAGCTGGAGCTAGTTCTGAAAAGACTGAAGAAGCAGAATAA
- the UPF3A gene encoding regulator of nonsense transcripts 3A isoform X2, with product MDAPLPQESPRRDTDAPPNPPPPSPLPPPLHPAPGKQREEKKTALSKVVIRRLPPCLTKEQLEEQLHPLPAHDYFEFCTADPSLYPHLYSRAYINFRNPEDILLFRDRFDGYVFIDNKGLEYPAVVEFAPFQKISKKKLKKKDAKAGSIEDDPEYRKFLENYCADEDKICANPEILLGEIEAKTRELIARRTTPLLEYIKNRKLEKQRIREEKREERRRRELEKKRLREEEKRKRREEERRKRKEVEKQKKISEKEIRIKLLKKPEKGDELAIEKHKEKGEEADIEENKWDKSPGSGSIKSKSLESSLKELKEKSQNDSDKEQRDLERRFREKEPERQRYRLDDGRKHRTHYEFDKFMRRNEEELKWGKGYNQDRGKKGNYNYSFTVEAVDKLGSSSHAVVPARSSHPNTYGTYK from the exons ATGGACGCCCCGCTGCCGCAGGAGTCGCCGCGCCGCGACACCGACGCTCCGCCGAACCCGCCGCCGCCgtccccgctgccgccgccgcttcACCCGGCGCCAGGGAAACAGCGGGAGGAGAAGAAAACGGCGCTGAGCAAA GTGGTTATTCGAAGGCTTCCTCCTTGTCTAACCAAGGAGCAACTGGAGGAACAGCTGCATCCTCTACCTGCCCATGATTATTTTGAGTTTTGCACTGCTGATCCCAG CCTTTATCCTCATCTCTACTCAAGAGCATACATTAACTTTAGAAATCCTGAGGACATCCTTCTTTTTAGAGATCGCTTTGATGGCTATGTCTTCATTGATAATAAAG GTTTGGAATATCCTGCAGTGGTTGAGTTTGCTCCATTCCAGAAGATTTCaaaaaagaagctgaagaagaaagatGCCAAAGCTGGGAGCATTGAAGATG atcCAGAATATAGGAAATTTTTAGAGAATTATTGTGCTGATGAAGACAAGATCTGTGCTAATCCTGAGATTCTTTTGGGAGAGATTGAGGCCAAAACAAGGGAACTCATTG ctAGAAGAACAACACCCCTTTtggaatatattaaaaatagaaaattagaaaagcag AGAATAcgagaagagaaaagagaagaacgAAGGCGGAGGGAATTGGAGAAGAAACGTTTGcgggaggaagagaaaaggaagcgcagagaagaggaaagacgtaaaagaaaagaagtggaGAAGCAAAAGaagatttctgaaaaagaaataaggatCAAG CTTCTCAAGAAGCCTGAAAAAGGAGATGAACTGGCCATtgaaaagcacaaagaaaaaggggaagaagcTGACATTGAGGAAAACAAATGGGATAAATCACCTGGATCTGGGAGTATAAAATCAAAATCTTTGGAGAGTTCACTAAAAGAACTTAAAGAAAA GTCACAAAATGATAGTGACAAAGAGCAAAGAGATTTGGAGAGAAGATTTCGAGAAAAAGAACCTGAAAGACAAAGGTATCGATTGGATGATGGCAGAAAGCATAGAACTCACTATGAGTTTGACAAGTTTATGAGAAGGAATGAAGAAGAGCTGAAATGGGGGAAAGGATACAACCaagacagaggaaagaaagggaacTACAACTACAGCTTCACTGTGGAGGCAGTAGACAAACTGG GATCGTCCAGCCATGCAGTTGTACCAGCCAGGAGCTCGCATCCGAACACATATGGGACCTACAAGTAA
- the UPF3A gene encoding regulator of nonsense transcripts 3A isoform X3, whose translation MIILSFALLIPGLEYPAVVEFAPFQKISKKKLKKKDAKAGSIEDDPEYRKFLENYCADEDKICANPEILLGEIEAKTRELIARRTTPLLEYIKNRKLEKQRIREEKREERRRRELEKKRLREEEKRKRREEERRKRKEVEKQKKISEKEIRIKLLKKPEKGDELAIEKHKEKGEEADIEENKWDKSPGSGSIKSKSLESSLKELKEKSQNDSDKEQRDLERRFREKEPERQRYRLDDGRKHRTHYEFDKFMRRNEEELKWGKGYNQDRGKKGNYNYSFTVEAVDKLGKEDKCDDMASKKERIRNKDRPAMQLYQPGARIRTHMGPTSKSYDCSGKSFEDALDKKYEADNSAGASSEKTEEAE comes from the exons ATGATTATTTTGAGTTTTGCACTGCTGATCCCAG GTTTGGAATATCCTGCAGTGGTTGAGTTTGCTCCATTCCAGAAGATTTCaaaaaagaagctgaagaagaaagatGCCAAAGCTGGGAGCATTGAAGATG atcCAGAATATAGGAAATTTTTAGAGAATTATTGTGCTGATGAAGACAAGATCTGTGCTAATCCTGAGATTCTTTTGGGAGAGATTGAGGCCAAAACAAGGGAACTCATTG ctAGAAGAACAACACCCCTTTtggaatatattaaaaatagaaaattagaaaagcag AGAATAcgagaagagaaaagagaagaacgAAGGCGGAGGGAATTGGAGAAGAAACGTTTGcgggaggaagagaaaaggaagcgcagagaagaggaaagacgtaaaagaaaagaagtggaGAAGCAAAAGaagatttctgaaaaagaaataaggatCAAG CTTCTCAAGAAGCCTGAAAAAGGAGATGAACTGGCCATtgaaaagcacaaagaaaaaggggaagaagcTGACATTGAGGAAAACAAATGGGATAAATCACCTGGATCTGGGAGTATAAAATCAAAATCTTTGGAGAGTTCACTAAAAGAACTTAAAGAAAA GTCACAAAATGATAGTGACAAAGAGCAAAGAGATTTGGAGAGAAGATTTCGAGAAAAAGAACCTGAAAGACAAAGGTATCGATTGGATGATGGCAGAAAGCATAGAACTCACTATGAGTTTGACAAGTTTATGAGAAGGAATGAAGAAGAGCTGAAATGGGGGAAAGGATACAACCaagacagaggaaagaaagggaacTACAACTACAGCTTCACTGTGGAGGCAGTAGACAAACTGGGTAAAGAGGACAAGTGTGATGACATGGCATCCAAAAAGGAGCGCATAAGAAATAAG GATCGTCCAGCCATGCAGTTGTACCAGCCAGGAGCTCGCATCCGAACACATATGGGACCTACAAGTAAATCGTATGACTGCAGTGGGAAATCCTTTGAAGATGCTCTTGATAAAAAGTATGAGGCAGATAATTCAGCTGGAGCTAGTTCTGAAAAGACTGAAGAAGCAGAATAA
- the CHAMP1 gene encoding chromosome alignment-maintaining phosphoprotein 1 has product MDMLQILRKTTERLECDYCSFRGTDYENIQIHMGTVHPEYCDEMDAAGLGKLIFYQKSAKLFHCHKCFFTSKMYCNVYYHIKAQHAAPEKWNEEQKEQQVEGDSDSSKKSVTLEPQKPTLSPESHKPALSPDLPKSEPVVSPKLQKSSVSPEPQKSVQVTSPEPEKSVQTVSPDPEKSAQATSPDPEKLASSMSPDPQMPPPAVSPDPQKPSPVMSPDPQKPSPAVSPDPQKPAPAVSPEPRRHSPATSPEPRRHSPAISPEPRRHSPAVSPEPRRYSPAVSPEPKKPPPAVSPEPRRYAPAGSPEPRRHPSQMRRPASASSPESRRPASAVSPESWRPGPTVSPEPWRSSPHEVQKSSTVSPWASKPAMSVSVESRRSAPESRRPGSVVLPEPRRLVSDSCKSTSFSESQKSTLVSSEPWKPISSVYPEGWKPVLSPDTWKHSPPVSPELRKSSHTVSSDSWKPSFFPEVRKPGVSVSPESWKLSESRKSMYFSETQKSTSAASSEIQKRSHFPEPRKRVLFPETRKSNPTASTDVQKRAVFSEPQNQISASAISAEGQKQALCSEAQKSTLVSSEVQKHALFSEAQKLTSISSEVQESTSFLESQKSTSPEVQKHGLFTESQKPTPVSPETLKQAVFTDCQKSAVSPDVQKHAVFSEMQKPAAALSSDVQRHAETTVPSEIQKNILFSEPHKPASGFFSEPQTPSESGESDFLSHSLDDQKPLDDLFSQDEQSLLAKESPEHMLYSCPKKKPKKENQENSDSELNSSECGKPVVDSMEIKEQESNSDQEQYDMESSDYSKESKMDATTPTQPQCVLQFTEEKEAFISEEEIAKYMKRGKGKYYCKICCCRAMKKGAVLHHLVNKHNVQSPYKCKICGKAFLLESLLKNHVAAHGQSLLKCPRCNFESNFPRGFKKHLTHCQSRHSDDTPKKHLDSLEPLEEQI; this is encoded by the coding sequence ATGGACATGTTGCAGATACTACGTAAAACCACAGAGCGCTTGGAATGTGACTACTGCAGCTTCAGGGGAACTGACTATGAAAACATACAAATTCATATGGGCACCGTTCACCCAGAGTATTGTGATGAAATGGATGCTGCTGGTTTGGGTAAACTTATCTTTTATCAAAAAAGTGCAAAACTGTTTCACTGCCATAAATGTTTCTTTACCAGCAAGATGTATTGCAACGTATATTACCACATCAAAGCACAGCATGCAGCACCTGAGAAGTGGAACGAAGAGCAGAAAGAGCAACAGGTAGAAGGAGATTCAGATTCATCCAAGAAAAGTGTCACATTGGAGCCACAGAAACCTACCCTTTCCCCTGAGTCACACAAACCTGCCCTTTCTCCTGACctccccaaatctgaacctgtTGTTTCCCCCAAGCTTCAGAAATCTTCTGTGTCCCCGGAGCCCCAGAAGTCTGTTCAGGTGACTTCCCCAGAGCCAGAGAAGTCAGTCCAGACTGTGTCCCCAGATCCAGAAAAGTCAGCCCAGGCCACATCTCCCGATCCAGAGAAGCTAGCCTCATCTATGTCCCCTGACCCACAGATGCCACCTCCTGCTGTGTCTCCTGACCCACAGAAGCCATCTCCTGTCATGTCTCCTGACCCACAGAAGCCATCTCCTGCTGTGTCCCCCGACCCACAGAAGCCAGCCCCAGCCGTGTCGCCAGAGCCCCGTCGGCACTCCCCAGCAACGTCTCCAGAGCCCCGTCGGCATTCCCCCGCCATATCACCTGAGCCCCGGCGCCATTCTCCTGCTGTGTCTCCAGAACCCCGCAGATACTCCCCAGCTGTGTCACCAGAGCCAAAGAAACCTCCTCCAGCAGTGTCCCCTGAGCCACGGAGGTATGCCCCAGCTGGGTCTCCTGAGCCACGGAGGCATCCCTCTCAAATGCGTAGGCCCGCTTCTGCTTCTTCTCCTGAAAGCCGGAGGCCTGCTTCTGCAGTTTCACCAGAGTCATGGAGACCTGGTCCCACTGTTTCCCCTGAGCCCTGGAGGTCTTCACCTCATGAAGTGCAGAAGTCTTCCACAGTTTCTCCCTGGGCTTCAAAGCCTGCCATGTCGGTGTCCGTAGAATCCCGGAGGTCTGCCCCCGAGTCCCGAAGGCCTGGTTCGGTTGTGTTGCCAGAACCTAGGAGGCTTGTTTCTGATTCGTGTAAGTCTACGTCCTTTTCTGAATCTCAGAAGTCTACTCTTGTTTCTTCTGAGCCCTGGAAACCCATCTCATCTGTTTACCCTGAAGGCTGGAAACCTGTTCTGTCCCCTGACACATGGAAGCATTCTCCCCCTGTTTCTCCTGAGCTTCGAAAGTCCAGTCACACTGTTTCCTCTGACTCTTGGAagccttctttctttcctgaggTCCGTAAGCCTGGTGTTTCAGTATCTCCTGAATCTTGGAAACTCTCTGAGTCACGGAAATCTatgtatttttctgaaactCAGAAATCCACCTCTGCTGCTTCATCTGAGATTCAGAAACGGTCTCATTTCCCTGAACCTCGGAAAAGAGTGTTGTTCCCAGAGACTCGTAAATCTAATCCTACTGCTTCTACTGATGTCCAGAAACGTGCTGTCTTTTCTGAGCCCCAGAATCAGATATCTGCTTCTGCTATTTCTGCTGAAGGTCAAAAGCAAGCTCTGTGTTCTGAAGCCCAAAAATCCACTCTTGTTTCTTCTGAAGTCCAGAAGCATGCCCTGTTTTCTGAAGCCCAAAAACTCACTTCCATTTCCTCTGAAGTTCAGGAGTCTACTTCCTTTCTAGAGTCTCAGAAATCCACATCTCCTGAAGTTCAGAAACATGGCCTCTTTACTGAGTCCCAGAAACCTACTCCTGTTTCTCCTGAGACACTTAAGCAAGCTGTTTTCACAGACTGCCAGAAATCTGCTGTTTCCCCTGATGTTCAAAAGCATGCTGTATTTTCTGAGATGCAGaagcctgctgctgctctatCCTCTGATGTCCAGAGACATGCTGAAACTACTGTACCTTCTGAAATCCAGAAGAACATCCTGTTTTCCGAGCCTCACAAGCCTGCTTCGGGCTTTTTCTCTGAGCCCCAAACACCTAGTGAGTCGGGTGAGAGTGACTTTCTCTCACACAGTTTAGATGATCAGAAACCACTGGATGATTTATTCTCACAGGATGAACAATCACTATTAGCCAAAGAATCACCTGAACACATGTTATATTCATGCCCAAAAAAGAAGCCcaagaaggaaaaccaggagaACTCAGATTCTGAACTAAATAGCAGTGAGTGTGGAAAACCAGTGGTGGACTCAATGGAGATAAAGGAACAAGAATCCAACAGTGACCAGGAGCAGTATGATATGGAGTCATCTGATTACAGCAAAGAGAGCAAAATGGATGCAACTACGCCTACGCAGCCACAGTGTGTGCTTCAGTTTACTGAAGAGAAAGAGGCTTTCATCTCTGAGGAAGAAATAGCAAAATACATGAAGCGTGGCAAGGGAAAGTATTACTGCAAAATTTGTTGCTGTCGTGCAATGAAAAAAGGTGCTGTCTTGCACCATTTAGTTAACAAGCATAATGTTCAAAGCCCATACAAATGTAAAATATgtggcaaagcttttcttttggaGTCTCTTCTTAAAAATCATGTTGCTGCTCATGGTCAAAGTCTGTTGAAGTGTCCCCGTTGTAATTTTGAATCAAATTTTCCCCGAGGCTTTAAGAAACATTTAACCCATTGCCAAAGCCGTCATAGTGATGATACACCTAAAAAACACTTGGACAGCCTTGAACCACTCGAAGAacaaatttaa